Sequence from the Castanea sativa cultivar Marrone di Chiusa Pesio chromosome 12, ASM4071231v1 genome:
CAAAGCTCACGTGCAATTCCCACACGAGAATTCGCAACATCAAACAAAATCCGAAGATTCTGTTGCTGATAATTGGCTATAACATTTAACACCGAGTTCACATTGTTGGGTGCCGCAGCCATAGCCAAACAAGCCAAATTCCCAGAACTACTATGAATCAAGCTGTTCTCCGTTGGCAATTTCAAGTCCAAGCCCGTGAAATGCAAAGTCACTATTGGTGCCTCAGCTTCACTTGTTGAAGCAAAACACGTATCAAACACACCCAGGTTCGAAAATGGACCTTTCACTTGTTTTCTAAACTGGTCTCGAATTGCCTCGTAAGCAGGTTGGACGAATCGGGTTACAACCGTACCCGAATCTATTACGGTTCCGGATCCAGTGTTGGGATTGAATGCTAGAAACTCTGGAGCTATGGGGACCAAAACTCTGCCAATACTCACTCCTGTGAGGTTCACAAAGTACAAAGATGGGCGGTGCGGGTTGTTTAAAAGTGGGGTGGTCCGAATTTTAGTGGGTTGACCCAATGGACCCAGTTTGAGTGACCCGGAAAAGTAGTAGGATTTGAAACTGGGTAGGCAATATGAGAACAAACCCGAGTAGAGTGACCCGGATTGTGATAACAAAGACAAGGGCCCACGACCTAGACCCAATAACCCTTGGGTTGGAATTGACCCACCAGAGACAGCATTGATGCAACCAAAAGCGTAGTTTGGAACAACATCATTGGCTAACGTTAACGAGTCTTGTACAAGTGTAGCTGAGAAAGATGAATCTCCACCGTAGGTTTGATTAAACAGACATTGATCAGTGGGCCCACCGCTTACACATGATGTGGAGACTCCACGTAGATAAGAGCATTGGGGCTTAGAGCAATCCAACGGTGTGTAGCTAGAGGAAGTATTGGGTGTGAACATGGTGTTGGAACATCCGGTGCACCCGGAACATGGGACCCAAGCAGCATCATTGCTTGTGTCTAAAACCATGAACATGAGTTGGCCAGGCGAACCTACTTTGGCTCGAACCACATAGTTGTTAATGTTAAAGAGTCTCTGACCTGGGCCTATTGGAACTGAGCTTGCCTTTTTTTGGGCTACTAAGCTTGACAAATACTTGACCCTTTCTGGGTCATTGGTCGAAGCCATGTCCATGATTGTGTTGACCCATGACTCAATCTTTGGTGGTTTGAAAGGTGAGCATTTGCTATAGATGGGAATGATTGAGAGGTCATTGGCTTTGGATTGTGAATCACAAGGATCTAGAGCTTTTGTGGTAGAGATAAGAAGAGCAAAGAACAACACCAACATGGAAATTCTCAAGTCCATGGCTTGGTATTTGGACTAAGAGAGATAGTAATAGAAAGATCTTAATGTGTTTGTGTTGTGTGCATGGGGAATGGGATAGCGATAGCATAGGACTATATATAGAAGATGTTAAGGGGTTGAAATTACGTAAATAACCTTGTAATTATTGGTGTAAGATTATGAATTGGTTAGTTTCCGGTTGGAGAATTATGGAACATCACGGAGTCTAATCATGCAACATTTAGCTAGGCTCTAAGAATAGGCCGCAAAATAATTGCTGTGTTGCGGTTAATAATAACGAAGGCACAAGTTGGAGTGGAACCGTGGCTAAAAGACAAAGCTAGAAGCTCTATTAGTATTTAATAAAGAAGGAGAGCTaaaaagcctaaaacaaaataaatagttcTTTATGGGATATGGGTTCTAAACTGCGTGGCTAGAGATAATAATTGTCCAAAGAAAGTCGTTATCTTGTAGAACATCTACCCTAAGACATGTTTGGCCCTTCTGATCTGCGCGAAACCGCGAATCACGGAAGTGCCACTTAGTGATCCACTTACTACTAAGCTCGTGATTATAAAGTAAGCAAATTTGTGGTAATGACTAGCATTTTCCCATTTTCAaagttttggctttttttttttatatataaaatgatatgtccacaatattttcataacatttttataacaaatttaaagtgtaaaattattactagttgttattattaaggcaaaaaaaataGATTGTTTATTCCTTGCAAGCCCCGGTTATAGTGAATTTATGATTCCTTTTCTCCAATCTCCTCActacaaaaactattttgaatTACCTCCATAAGTTAAAACTGTCTTGTGATTGATTCAACCATTCAAAGTGCTTAAGAAAACAAAGTCAACAAGCTAGCATTGGGGACAGTGTCATTAGTGAAATTATTAGATAATTGAAGGATACTATCATAAACATGACATGAGGAAGATGAATGAGTTTCATTGCTTTGGTCTGATTCGTCTGAAGCTGCTCGTGACTACTTTAGTTTTCTTTAGAGAAAAATGACAGCACTAGATTTTTGTGACTTTGTCCT
This genomic interval carries:
- the LOC142619347 gene encoding aspartyl protease AED3, coding for MDLRISMLVLFFALLISTTKALDPCDSQSKANDLSIIPIYSKCSPFKPPKIESWVNTIMDMASTNDPERVKYLSSLVAQKKASSVPIGPGQRLFNINNYVVRAKVGSPGQLMFMVLDTSNDAAWVPCSGCTGCSNTMFTPNTSSSYTPLDCSKPQCSYLRGVSTSCVSGGPTDQCLFNQTYGGDSSFSATLVQDSLTLANDVVPNYAFGCINAVSGGSIPTQGLLGLGRGPLSLLSQSGSLYSGLFSYCLPSFKSYYFSGSLKLGPLGQPTKIRTTPLLNNPHRPSLYFVNLTGVSIGRVLVPIAPEFLAFNPNTGSGTVIDSGTVVTRFVQPAYEAIRDQFRKQVKGPFSNLGVFDTCFASTSEAEAPIVTLHFTGLDLKLPTENSLIHSSSGNLACLAMAAAPNNVNSVLNVIANYQQQNLRILFDVANSRVGIARELCN